From Halomicrobium salinisoli, the proteins below share one genomic window:
- a CDS encoding Nif3-like dinuclear metal center hexameric protein, with protein MDLQEITERLDDRLDTAAYADVDPSPNGLQIGPESAEIETAAVAVDAAEATAEAAAEADADLLVTHHGVVFGSMERLTGTYYRRAAPLIENDVALYVSHLPLDGHQELGNAAGVADLLDLTDREPFGEMGPEYIGQRGRAPEGYTADELRATLADSLDTGGRPVQVLDFGPERIEDVAVVTGSGVDWIDEAAAAGADALITGEGKQQAYHEAREAGLTVVLAGHYATETAGVRSLADLLEEWGVETTFLEFPTGL; from the coding sequence ATGGACCTGCAGGAGATCACCGAGCGGCTTGACGACCGGCTGGACACCGCGGCCTACGCCGACGTGGACCCGAGCCCGAACGGGCTCCAGATCGGGCCCGAGAGCGCCGAGATCGAGACGGCGGCGGTCGCGGTCGACGCCGCGGAGGCGACCGCCGAGGCCGCTGCCGAGGCGGACGCCGACCTGCTGGTGACCCACCACGGCGTCGTCTTCGGTAGCATGGAGCGGCTGACCGGGACGTACTACCGGCGCGCCGCCCCGCTGATCGAGAACGACGTGGCGCTGTACGTCTCGCACCTCCCGCTGGACGGCCACCAGGAACTGGGCAACGCCGCCGGAGTGGCGGACCTGCTGGACCTGACCGACCGCGAGCCCTTCGGCGAGATGGGGCCGGAGTACATCGGCCAGCGCGGGCGGGCGCCGGAGGGGTACACCGCCGACGAACTGCGCGCGACGCTCGCGGACTCGCTCGACACCGGCGGCCGGCCCGTCCAGGTGCTCGACTTCGGGCCGGAGCGGATCGAGGACGTGGCCGTCGTCACCGGCAGCGGCGTCGACTGGATCGACGAGGCCGCCGCGGCGGGGGCGGACGCGCTGATCACCGGCGAGGGCAAGCAGCAGGCCTACCACGAGGCCCGCGAGGCCGGCCTGACCGTGGTGCTGGCCGGCCACTACGCGACGGAGACCGCCGGCGTGCGGTCGCTGGCCGACCTGCTGGAGGAGTGGGGCGTCGAGACGACGTTCCTCGAGTTCCCGACGGGGCTCTGA
- a CDS encoding arginase family protein, translating into MFPGASADPASAEYVVVGAPLDASTTFQPGARFGPRRVRHFAESFDDYDQHTEQRFTDLAVADHGDVGPTDDVAEYLTFLRGTLADHADEGRVPLLVGGEHTVTVAGVRALDPDVFVCLDAHLDLRESYAGNPLSHATVAHHALDVADRAVILGARTGSEAEWERAGADDVTVVPPDEVADWDPDFDGDAYLSVDIDAADPGYAPGTGTMEPFGLDPATMHDAVRAVAPRAVGFDVVEVNDRDDGQAAVLAAKLLRAFVYAHAAGCIAGCGAHADG; encoded by the coding sequence ATGTTCCCCGGCGCGTCGGCCGACCCTGCGTCGGCAGAATACGTCGTCGTGGGCGCACCGCTCGACGCCTCGACGACGTTCCAGCCAGGCGCCCGGTTCGGTCCGCGCCGCGTCCGCCATTTTGCGGAGTCGTTCGACGACTACGACCAGCACACTGAGCAGCGCTTCACGGACCTCGCCGTCGCGGACCACGGCGACGTCGGCCCGACCGACGACGTCGCCGAGTACCTCACCTTCCTCCGCGGGACGCTCGCCGACCACGCCGACGAGGGGCGAGTACCGCTGCTGGTCGGCGGCGAACACACCGTCACCGTGGCGGGCGTCCGCGCGCTCGACCCCGACGTCTTCGTCTGCCTCGACGCCCACCTCGACCTCCGGGAGTCCTACGCCGGCAACCCGCTGAGCCACGCGACCGTCGCGCACCACGCGCTCGACGTCGCCGACCGCGCGGTGATCCTCGGGGCCCGCACCGGCAGCGAGGCCGAGTGGGAGCGCGCCGGCGCCGACGACGTCACCGTCGTCCCGCCCGACGAGGTGGCCGACTGGGATCCCGACTTCGACGGCGACGCCTACCTCTCGGTCGACATCGACGCCGCCGACCCCGGCTACGCGCCCGGCACGGGCACGATGGAGCCGTTCGGCCTCGACCCGGCGACGATGCACGACGCGGTCCGCGCCGTCGCGCCCCGCGCCGTCGGCTTCGACGTCGTCGAGGTCAACGACCGGGACGACGGTCAGGCCGCCGTCCTGGCTGCGAAGCTCCTGCGCGCGTTCGTCTACGCTCACGCGGCCGGCTGTATTGCCGGCTGCGGCGCGCACGCGGACGGCTGA
- a CDS encoding translation initiation factor IF-5A, which translates to MPRQQNEVRDLDEGSYVMIDDTPCEINSYSTAKPGKHGSAKARVEAEGVFDGKKRSLSQPVDAKVWVPIIDRKQGQVVSVTGDDAQVMDLETYDTFTMRIPEGEDLSPDDEIEYLEYEEQRKIV; encoded by the coding sequence ATGCCGCGACAGCAGAACGAGGTTCGAGACCTCGACGAGGGAAGCTACGTGATGATCGACGACACGCCGTGCGAGATCAACTCCTACAGCACGGCCAAGCCGGGCAAGCACGGCAGCGCCAAGGCCCGCGTGGAGGCCGAGGGCGTCTTCGACGGGAAGAAGCGCTCGCTCTCCCAGCCCGTCGACGCCAAGGTCTGGGTCCCGATCATCGACCGCAAGCAGGGCCAGGTCGTCTCGGTCACCGGCGACGACGCCCAGGTGATGGACCTGGAGACCTACGACACGTTCACGATGCGCATCCCCGAGGGCGAGGACCTCAGCCCCGACGACGAGATCGAGTACCTCGAGTACGAAGAGCAGCGCAAGATCGTCTAG
- a CDS encoding ABC1 kinase family protein, whose amino-acid sequence MNLRAYWRFLVVVRQFLPLALAYARDRHRFLLFGRSRQVTGEQRRDRAATLLESLLTLGPTFIKLGQLLSTRPDVLPPEYIDEFSKLQDRVPPAPWEEARVVLENELGPVDEAFDDFEREAISGASLGQVYRASVDGDPVAIKVRRPGVEDLVEADLRAIRWTLPILLYFSEDARSFSLETLADEFSRTIRQEMSYEREARMLTEIRDNFADNDRVRIPGVVDSHSTPRVLTMEYVPGTKINDVDELDEVGVDRTDLAETLQRSYLQMIIDDGVFHADPHPGNLAVQDDGTLVFYDFGMSGRVEPFLQDKIVDFYAAVADQDIDAILDALIEMGTLSPDADRQLMGDVMELAIADARGEDIEQYRVQQIVQQVEDTMYEFPLRLPPDLALVLRVATVVEGVCVTLDPDFDFIEVATDYLREEGYIAAGAREFVEDRAREVRDAFESSVRVPPKLESALDRVEREDLHVRADIEDSDGVVRQMTRRLVLGMIVASGTFSTAYLYANATDVATAVAGVGTALMAVVLVYSFRRSGGIRAQPQFTRQNLRERQEEEESSGYARAYGPDELE is encoded by the coding sequence GTGAACCTTCGCGCCTACTGGCGGTTCCTGGTCGTCGTCCGGCAGTTCCTGCCGCTCGCGCTCGCCTACGCCCGCGACAGACACCGGTTTCTCCTGTTCGGCCGCTCGCGGCAGGTCACGGGCGAGCAGCGCCGCGACCGGGCCGCGACGCTGCTGGAGTCGCTGTTGACCCTCGGCCCGACGTTCATCAAACTCGGGCAGTTGCTGTCGACCCGGCCGGACGTCCTCCCGCCGGAGTACATCGACGAGTTCTCGAAGCTGCAGGACCGCGTGCCGCCGGCGCCCTGGGAGGAGGCCAGAGTCGTCCTCGAAAACGAGCTGGGCCCGGTCGACGAGGCGTTCGACGACTTCGAGCGCGAGGCGATCAGCGGCGCCAGCCTCGGGCAGGTGTACCGCGCCAGCGTCGACGGCGACCCCGTGGCCATCAAGGTCCGCCGGCCCGGCGTCGAGGACCTCGTCGAGGCTGACCTGCGGGCCATCCGGTGGACGCTGCCGATCCTGCTGTACTTCAGTGAGGACGCCCGCTCGTTCTCGCTGGAGACGCTGGCCGACGAGTTCAGTCGGACGATCCGCCAGGAGATGAGCTACGAGCGCGAGGCCCGGATGCTCACCGAGATCCGGGACAACTTCGCCGACAACGACCGCGTCCGCATCCCCGGCGTCGTCGACTCGCACTCGACGCCGCGGGTCCTCACGATGGAGTACGTCCCCGGGACGAAGATCAACGACGTCGACGAGCTGGACGAGGTGGGCGTCGACCGCACCGACCTCGCGGAGACGCTCCAGCGCAGCTACCTCCAGATGATCATCGACGACGGCGTCTTCCACGCCGACCCCCACCCCGGCAACCTGGCGGTCCAGGACGACGGCACGCTCGTCTTCTACGACTTCGGGATGTCCGGCCGCGTGGAGCCGTTCCTGCAGGACAAGATCGTCGACTTCTACGCCGCCGTGGCCGACCAGGACATCGACGCCATCCTCGACGCGCTCATCGAGATGGGGACCCTGAGCCCCGACGCCGACCGGCAGCTGATGGGCGACGTGATGGAACTGGCCATCGCGGACGCCCGCGGCGAGGACATCGAGCAGTACCGCGTCCAGCAGATCGTCCAGCAGGTCGAGGACACGATGTACGAGTTCCCGCTGCGCCTGCCGCCGGACCTCGCGCTCGTCCTCCGCGTCGCGACCGTCGTCGAGGGGGTCTGCGTGACGCTGGACCCGGACTTCGACTTCATCGAGGTCGCCACGGACTACCTCCGCGAGGAGGGGTACATCGCGGCGGGTGCCCGCGAGTTCGTCGAGGACCGGGCCAGGGAGGTCCGCGACGCATTCGAGTCCAGCGTCCGGGTGCCCCCGAAGCTGGAGTCGGCGCTGGACAGGGTCGAGCGCGAGGACCTCCACGTGCGGGCCGACATCGAGGACTCGGACGGCGTGGTCCGCCAGATGACCCGCCGACTGGTCCTGGGGATGATCGTCGCCAGCGGGACGTTCAGCACGGCCTACTTATACGCCAACGCGACGGACGTGGCGACGGCCGTCGCCGGCGTCGGGACGGCACTGATGGCGGTGGTGCTGGTGTACTCCTTCCGGCGCTCCGGCGGCATCCGGGCCCAGCCGCAGTTCACGCGCCAGAACCTCCGGGAACGCCAGGAAGAGGAGGAGAGCAGCGGCTACGCCCGGGCCTACGGGCCCGACGAACTGGAGTGA
- a CDS encoding Hsp20/alpha crystallin family protein, with amino-acid sequence MSALRDAMRDLPDAVFADAHESDDAYLLVLDLPGVTADTLDVRVTGGKLTVEAQREKDVPEEFRYVSEERSLFLDVELPLPPDATGTDAEGTVEGGVLELHIPKATTGRGTTIPVEDA; translated from the coding sequence ATGTCAGCGCTCCGTGACGCCATGCGGGACCTGCCGGACGCGGTGTTCGCCGACGCACACGAGTCCGACGACGCGTACCTGCTCGTGCTGGACCTGCCGGGCGTGACCGCCGACACGCTGGACGTGCGCGTGACGGGCGGGAAGCTCACCGTCGAGGCGCAGCGCGAGAAAGACGTCCCCGAGGAGTTCCGCTACGTCAGCGAGGAGCGCTCGCTGTTCCTCGACGTCGAGCTCCCGCTGCCGCCGGACGCCACGGGGACCGACGCGGAGGGGACGGTCGAGGGTGGGGTCCTCGAGCTGCACATTCCGAAGGCGACGACCGGCCGGGGCACGACGATTCCCGTCGAGGACGCCTGA
- a CDS encoding E3 ubiquitin ligase family protein: protein MVPGPFTLALGAVGLAVLAYGARRLRPVVHVLRNDPIDVYRLPNHPGPVEVEGEARVDRATGEAPFSGRECLAYEYEAQELRSSGKHSHWETLDEGGAAADFLVDDGTGTVRVEPQRASLHLESHTITVQPGDEPPGRIAEFLAESDEIDPQDRTLDLRLVELNLGNEQRFIERRLDVDETVYVYGEAFAEQSGEWGSGVVNAVIREGERAPAFVVSDAPERATAWRMAKGPLLWTGVGFVALLFAFFTAV, encoded by the coding sequence ATGGTCCCCGGTCCCTTCACGCTCGCGCTCGGCGCGGTCGGGCTGGCGGTGCTGGCCTACGGCGCCCGGCGCCTCCGGCCCGTCGTCCACGTCCTCCGAAACGATCCGATCGACGTCTACCGGCTCCCCAACCACCCGGGGCCGGTGGAGGTCGAGGGAGAGGCCCGCGTCGACCGCGCCACCGGCGAGGCGCCGTTCTCCGGCCGCGAGTGTCTCGCCTACGAGTACGAGGCCCAGGAGCTGCGGTCGTCCGGCAAGCACAGCCACTGGGAGACGCTCGACGAGGGCGGGGCCGCGGCGGACTTCCTCGTCGACGACGGGACCGGAACGGTCCGCGTCGAGCCCCAGCGCGCCTCGCTCCACCTCGAGAGCCACACCATCACGGTCCAGCCCGGCGACGAGCCGCCAGGCCGGATCGCCGAGTTCCTGGCCGAGAGCGACGAGATCGACCCGCAGGATCGAACGCTCGACCTGCGGCTCGTCGAGCTGAACCTCGGCAACGAGCAGCGCTTTATCGAGCGCCGGCTGGACGTCGACGAGACCGTCTACGTCTACGGCGAGGCGTTCGCGGAGCAGTCGGGCGAGTGGGGCTCGGGCGTCGTCAACGCGGTGATCCGAGAGGGCGAGCGGGCGCCGGCGTTCGTCGTCTCGGACGCCCCCGAGCGGGCCACGGCCTGGCGGATGGCGAAGGGGCCGCTGCTGTGGACGGGCGTCGGCTTCGTCGCGCTCCTGTTCGCGTTCTTTACGGCTGTCTAA
- a CDS encoding molybdopterin-binding protein gives MDDTARLADAREALLSAADPIDRTERVPLSVAAGRVLSAPATAAEDVPHADVAAGETLLSADRRLGPADLTLLKAAGVDECAVRRRPEIGVVPVGDDLVQRDPGPDERVEVTGFGLSQYVEGWGGDPTYRNVVGEQRPSLRAAVQRDLTRDALAIAGVDRESAVREVVADLGEVRVADVACSPGSPVTVGVVEGRPVLLLPDAPVDCLAAAVQLLRPLVARLAGAPLPDPPSQRATLDDAVESPDGVRTFVPARVSDGTASPVATDPTLRDVARADGWVTLSEDVTRLDGGASVTVRDWEA, from the coding sequence ATGGACGACACGGCGCGGCTGGCCGACGCCCGCGAGGCGCTGCTCTCTGCGGCCGACCCGATCGACCGGACGGAACGCGTGCCGCTGTCGGTCGCTGCGGGCCGCGTCCTCTCGGCGCCTGCGACGGCCGCGGAGGACGTCCCCCACGCCGACGTGGCTGCGGGCGAGACGCTGCTTTCGGCCGATCGTCGACTCGGGCCCGCCGACCTGACGCTGTTGAAGGCCGCGGGCGTCGACGAATGTGCGGTCCGACGGCGGCCCGAGATCGGCGTGGTCCCGGTGGGCGACGACCTGGTCCAGCGCGACCCCGGCCCGGACGAGCGAGTCGAGGTGACGGGCTTCGGCCTGTCCCAGTACGTCGAGGGGTGGGGCGGCGACCCGACCTACCGGAACGTCGTCGGAGAGCAGCGTCCCTCACTCCGGGCGGCCGTCCAGCGGGACCTGACCAGAGACGCGCTGGCCATCGCGGGCGTCGACCGCGAGAGCGCCGTCCGCGAGGTCGTCGCCGACCTGGGCGAGGTCCGCGTCGCGGACGTAGCCTGTTCCCCCGGATCACCGGTCACGGTGGGCGTCGTCGAGGGGCGGCCGGTCCTGCTGTTGCCCGACGCGCCCGTCGACTGCCTCGCCGCCGCGGTCCAGCTACTCCGGCCGCTGGTCGCGCGTCTGGCCGGCGCGCCGCTCCCGGACCCGCCCTCGCAGCGGGCGACGCTGGACGACGCCGTCGAGAGCCCCGACGGAGTCCGGACGTTCGTGCCCGCCCGGGTCTCCGACGGGACCGCCAGCCCCGTCGCGACGGATCCGACGCTCCGGGACGTCGCACGGGCCGACGGCTGGGTGACGCTGAGCGAGGACGTGACGCGCCTCGACGGGGGCGCGTCGGTGACCGTGCGGGACTGGGAGGCCTGA
- a CDS encoding HAD family hydrolase → MVDEYDFWLCDLDGTLVDVEPGYPRDVMGEVGDRLGVGFTDRDAEHLWYGMGGVRDRVLDRRGVEPEQFWSVFHEVEDPVARAEATYLYDDAEAFLGSVDEPVGLVTHCQQYLTDPVLEHLDIGDWFDAVVCCDDEVGWKPDAGPVELAMTDLGVGYNGHVGALVGDDPDDVGAAWNAGLDAVHVERHDPDERGHCVLGDHRIQRLDELH, encoded by the coding sequence ATGGTAGACGAGTACGACTTCTGGCTGTGTGACCTCGACGGGACGCTCGTGGACGTCGAGCCCGGGTATCCCCGCGACGTGATGGGCGAAGTCGGCGACCGGCTCGGCGTCGGGTTCACCGACCGGGACGCCGAGCACCTGTGGTACGGCATGGGCGGCGTCCGCGACCGCGTCCTCGACCGCCGGGGCGTCGAACCGGAGCAGTTCTGGAGCGTCTTCCACGAGGTCGAGGACCCCGTCGCCCGCGCCGAGGCGACCTACCTCTACGACGACGCCGAGGCCTTCCTCGGGTCCGTCGACGAGCCCGTCGGCCTCGTCACGCACTGCCAGCAGTACCTCACCGACCCCGTGCTCGAGCACCTCGACATCGGCGACTGGTTCGACGCGGTGGTCTGCTGCGACGACGAGGTCGGCTGGAAGCCCGACGCCGGCCCGGTCGAGCTGGCGATGACCGACCTCGGCGTCGGCTACAACGGCCACGTCGGCGCCCTCGTGGGCGACGACCCCGACGACGTCGGCGCGGCCTGGAACGCCGGCCTCGACGCCGTCCACGTCGAGCGCCACGACCCCGACGAGCGCGGCCACTGCGTGCTCGGCGACCACCGGATCCAGCGGCTCGACGAACTCCACTGA
- the lwrS gene encoding LWR-salt protein — MTGAGGGRTPSGARALPDGGSGEGDAGEAAYVFRVTVRLDTGPPGVSVDPTTFETVLERAADPPGEDGWLFFRDNLWRGELADEGHFRELTEEALSAPVADVSFRELRTDEAYLAALKAEIGENLTAFNADGVSEALSKYLGSSIRVA; from the coding sequence GTGACGGGCGCAGGCGGCGGGCGAACGCCGTCCGGCGCTCGGGCGCTCCCCGACGGCGGCAGCGGCGAGGGCGACGCCGGCGAGGCGGCCTACGTCTTCCGCGTCACCGTCCGCCTCGACACGGGGCCGCCGGGGGTCAGCGTCGACCCGACGACGTTCGAGACGGTGCTGGAGCGGGCGGCGGACCCGCCCGGCGAGGACGGGTGGCTGTTCTTCCGGGACAACCTCTGGCGGGGCGAACTCGCCGACGAGGGACACTTCCGGGAGTTGACCGAGGAGGCGCTCTCGGCGCCCGTCGCCGACGTCTCCTTCCGCGAGTTGCGGACGGACGAGGCGTACCTGGCGGCGCTGAAAGCGGAGATCGGCGAGAACCTGACGGCGTTCAACGCCGACGGCGTCTCCGAGGCGCTCTCGAAGTACCTCGGTAGCTCGATCCGGGTAGCGTGA
- a CDS encoding 4a-hydroxytetrahydrobiopterin dehydratase translates to MAELLSDEEIEDQLPEAWEREDDEIVRTYEFDAYLDGVGFASAVGGVAQEAFHHPEITIGWREVEVRLTTHDAGGITGNDTELAARFDDLYE, encoded by the coding sequence ATGGCCGAACTACTGTCCGACGAGGAGATCGAGGACCAGTTACCCGAGGCCTGGGAGCGCGAGGACGACGAGATCGTCCGCACCTACGAGTTCGACGCGTACCTCGACGGCGTCGGCTTCGCGTCGGCCGTCGGCGGGGTCGCCCAGGAGGCGTTCCACCACCCGGAGATCACCATCGGCTGGCGGGAAGTGGAGGTGCGACTGACGACCCACGACGCCGGCGGGATCACGGGGAACGACACCGAGCTCGCCGCGCGGTTCGACGACCTCTACGAGTGA
- the hemA gene encoding glutamyl-tRNA reductase translates to MRQGTGEIYGVSVSHSNASVDDLEAIAIDSQRAAVESLLAAPAVEEALVLQTCNRVEAYVVAPDGGSDALSRFTDAASADAPVEMGHEESLRHLMRVAAGLESIVLGEDQILGQVRDAYEDARSVGGIGDVLEDGVMKAVHVGERARTETAINEGVVSLASAAVRLAAGEADLEGETGLVVGAGEMGTQAATALAERVDRLLVANRTVPHAEHVATTAEVEASAVALDAVEAAAEEAAVVVSATGSPDYVFDAADLADSGETFVVDIAQPRDVPPAADDLSDVTVRDLDDLETITEETRNRRRRAAERVEAMIDEEFDHLLAQYKRKRADRVISAMYESAEQVKATELRTALSKLDLDDEQQEVVESMADAIVSQLLAAPTRSLRDAAEEDDWSTINTALQLFDPDFGPDGDDVDGPAAVAQADSVEEIPEAVRDQVPAAVLEQLGDD, encoded by the coding sequence GTGAGACAAGGGACGGGTGAAATCTACGGCGTGAGCGTCTCCCACAGCAACGCCAGCGTCGACGACCTGGAGGCGATCGCTATCGACAGCCAGCGGGCCGCCGTCGAGTCGCTGCTGGCGGCGCCCGCGGTCGAGGAGGCGCTGGTCCTCCAGACGTGCAACCGCGTCGAGGCCTACGTCGTCGCCCCGGACGGCGGGAGCGACGCGCTGTCGCGGTTCACGGACGCCGCGTCCGCCGACGCCCCCGTCGAGATGGGCCACGAGGAGAGCCTGCGCCACCTCATGCGGGTGGCCGCCGGGCTGGAGTCGATCGTCCTCGGCGAGGACCAGATCCTCGGGCAGGTCCGGGACGCCTACGAGGACGCGCGGTCGGTCGGCGGCATCGGCGACGTCCTCGAGGACGGCGTCATGAAGGCGGTCCACGTGGGCGAGCGCGCCCGCACCGAGACGGCAATCAACGAGGGCGTCGTCTCGCTGGCCTCCGCGGCGGTCCGCCTGGCGGCCGGCGAGGCCGACCTCGAGGGCGAGACCGGCCTGGTCGTCGGCGCCGGCGAGATGGGCACGCAGGCCGCGACGGCCCTCGCAGAGCGGGTCGACCGCCTGCTGGTGGCCAACCGGACCGTCCCCCACGCCGAGCACGTGGCCACCACTGCGGAGGTCGAGGCCAGCGCCGTCGCGCTGGACGCGGTCGAGGCCGCCGCCGAGGAGGCCGCGGTCGTCGTCTCCGCGACGGGCAGCCCGGACTACGTCTTCGACGCCGCGGATCTGGCGGACAGCGGCGAGACGTTCGTCGTCGACATCGCCCAGCCGCGGGACGTCCCGCCGGCCGCGGACGACCTCTCGGACGTGACCGTCCGCGACCTGGACGACCTCGAGACCATCACGGAGGAGACGCGGAACAGGCGCCGCCGCGCCGCCGAGCGCGTCGAGGCCATGATCGACGAGGAGTTCGACCACCTGCTGGCCCAGTACAAGCGCAAGCGGGCGGATCGGGTCATCTCGGCCATGTACGAGAGCGCCGAGCAGGTCAAGGCCACCGAGCTGCGGACGGCCCTCTCCAAGCTGGACCTCGACGACGAGCAGCAGGAGGTCGTCGAGTCGATGGCCGACGCCATCGTCTCCCAGCTACTGGCCGCTCCGACCCGGAGCCTGCGGGACGCCGCCGAGGAGGACGACTGGTCGACCATCAACACCGCGCTGCAGCTGTTCGATCCCGACTTCGGACCCGACGGCGACGACGTCGACGGCCCGGCGGCCGTCGCACAGGCCGACTCCGTCGAGGAGATTCCGGAGGCCGTCCGCGACCAGGTCCCCGCCGCCGTGCTCGAGCAGCTCGGCGACGACTGA
- a CDS encoding precorrin-2 dehydrogenase/sirohydrochlorin ferrochelatase family protein: protein MIPLLHDFTDETVLVFGGGSVGARKARRFAREAEVVVVSPAFADADFGGAERVREAPDADEVADWLDRAEPALVVAATDDGDLNAAVEEAAGERGVLVNRTDVQGERDPGSVVVPATVRDDPVTVAVATGGESPALSKHLRERLADEVEGAGAMAELTADLRRELKGDGVPPEDRRAAVRAVARSDAVWKALDSGASNPRQRANDVVADVTGDPT from the coding sequence ATGATACCACTGCTGCACGACTTCACGGACGAGACGGTACTGGTGTTCGGCGGCGGGAGCGTCGGCGCGCGGAAGGCCCGCCGCTTCGCCCGCGAGGCCGAGGTGGTCGTCGTGAGCCCGGCGTTCGCGGACGCCGACTTCGGCGGCGCGGAGCGGGTCCGCGAGGCCCCGGACGCCGACGAGGTCGCCGACTGGCTCGACCGCGCCGAGCCGGCGCTGGTCGTGGCCGCGACCGACGACGGCGACCTGAACGCGGCCGTCGAGGAAGCCGCCGGCGAGCGCGGGGTCCTGGTCAACCGCACGGACGTCCAGGGCGAGCGTGACCCGGGGAGCGTCGTCGTGCCCGCGACGGTCAGGGACGACCCGGTCACCGTCGCGGTGGCGACTGGCGGGGAGAGCCCGGCCCTCTCGAAGCACCTCCGGGAGCGCCTCGCGGACGAGGTCGAGGGCGCGGGCGCGATGGCCGAGCTGACGGCCGACCTGCGGCGGGAGCTGAAAGGGGACGGAGTGCCGCCAGAGGACCGGCGGGCCGCGGTCCGGGCCGTCGCAAGATCTGACGCGGTTTGGAAGGCTTTAGATAGTGGGGCGTCTAACCCACGGCAGAGAGCGAACGACGTCGTCGCCGACGTCACCGGTGATCCAACGTGA
- a CDS encoding Lrp/AsnC family transcriptional regulator, whose protein sequence is MTGDLDRVDRAVLNAFQGGFPVTERPFGPAAEALRERGIDVTESELVERVRAMDEAGTLTRFGALIDAEAIGGTATLVAMHAPEERFDEVAETVNGFPEVAHNYAREHPHLNMWFVVSVADEDRVEEVLSEIEAETGQETYNLPKQREFRVEAKFPVDGPLSEAGIDLSDLGPDVTPTDREGLTPDELDLVVEVQDGLPISATPYADVADAIGAEPEWVVRTIKRFNEEGKVRRVGAVPNHYALGYSENGMTVWDVPDDVVEAVGQDVAAFDFVTHCYERPRHEGVWPYNVFAMTHGRDEAESQRRIEQVRDRMNEHWDVGDEDWDTLFSTEILKKTGIRIEERAEANVVEAPETE, encoded by the coding sequence ATGACAGGGGACCTGGACCGCGTCGACCGCGCGGTCCTCAACGCTTTTCAGGGCGGCTTCCCGGTGACCGAGCGGCCCTTCGGACCTGCTGCCGAAGCGCTCCGGGAGCGGGGAATCGACGTGACCGAGTCGGAACTGGTCGAGCGCGTCCGGGCGATGGACGAGGCGGGGACGCTGACCCGCTTCGGCGCGCTGATCGACGCCGAGGCCATCGGCGGGACGGCGACGCTCGTGGCGATGCACGCCCCGGAGGAGCGTTTCGACGAGGTGGCCGAGACGGTCAACGGCTTCCCCGAGGTGGCCCACAACTACGCGCGCGAGCACCCGCACCTCAACATGTGGTTCGTGGTGTCCGTCGCCGACGAGGACCGCGTCGAGGAAGTCCTCTCGGAGATCGAGGCCGAGACGGGCCAGGAGACGTACAACCTGCCCAAGCAGCGGGAGTTCCGCGTCGAGGCGAAGTTCCCCGTCGACGGTCCCCTCTCCGAGGCGGGCATCGACCTGTCTGATCTGGGTCCGGACGTGACCCCCACCGACCGCGAGGGGCTGACGCCGGACGAACTCGACCTCGTCGTCGAGGTCCAGGACGGCCTGCCGATATCGGCGACGCCCTACGCGGACGTGGCGGATGCGATCGGCGCGGAGCCGGAGTGGGTCGTCCGGACGATCAAGCGATTTAACGAGGAGGGGAAGGTCCGGCGCGTCGGCGCGGTCCCGAACCACTACGCGCTGGGCTACTCCGAGAACGGGATGACCGTCTGGGACGTGCCCGACGACGTCGTCGAGGCGGTGGGGCAGGACGTGGCCGCCTTCGACTTCGTCACCCACTGCTACGAGCGCCCGCGCCACGAGGGCGTGTGGCCGTACAACGTCTTCGCGATGACCCACGGCCGCGACGAGGCGGAGAGCCAGCGGCGCATCGAGCAGGTCCGCGATCGGATGAACGAGCACTGGGACGTCGGCGACGAGGACTGGGACACGCTGTTCTCGACGGAGATCCTCAAGAAGACGGGCATCCGCATCGAGGAGCGGGCCGAGGCGAACGTGGTGGAGGCTCCGGAGACCGAATGA
- a CDS encoding zinc ribbon domain-containing protein, with amino-acid sequence MVSRIELAIRIGVFLLVLVGAPLFFVLLFRTLDYLAMDDVIDEYREGARATDVGRLNARYEGADDGVLCPHCGAANGEDFRYCHTCQADLGAVES; translated from the coding sequence ATGGTATCCCGGATCGAACTCGCGATCCGGATCGGCGTCTTCCTCCTGGTGCTGGTAGGGGCGCCGCTGTTCTTCGTCCTGCTCTTCCGGACGCTCGACTACCTGGCGATGGACGACGTGATCGACGAGTACCGCGAGGGGGCCCGCGCGACGGACGTCGGACGGCTGAACGCCCGCTACGAGGGGGCCGACGACGGAGTGCTGTGCCCGCACTGCGGCGCGGCCAACGGCGAGGACTTCCGGTACTGCCACACCTGCCAGGCGGACCTCGGTGCGGTGGAGTCCTGA